Proteins from a single region of Bradyrhizobium diazoefficiens:
- a CDS encoding thioredoxin family protein yields MAFKLLAVSAALVGIAVTGAVIPGICDEAAPAAPITIAAATQSTAPDFTGISTWFNSKPLNIADLRGKVVLVDFWTYGCVNCINTLPHVTDLYAKYKDKGLVVVGVHTPEFPFERSASNVQAALKRHGITYPVAQDNDSKTWNAYRNQYWPAQYIIDQTGKIVFQHEGEGRYEEIDRTVAKLLNASS; encoded by the coding sequence ATGGCTTTCAAACTGCTCGCCGTCTCCGCCGCCCTGGTCGGCATCGCCGTGACCGGCGCCGTCATTCCCGGCATCTGCGACGAGGCCGCGCCGGCTGCGCCGATCACCATCGCCGCTGCAACGCAATCGACCGCGCCCGACTTCACCGGCATCAGCACCTGGTTCAACTCGAAGCCGCTCAACATCGCGGATTTGCGCGGCAAGGTCGTGCTGGTCGATTTCTGGACCTATGGCTGCGTCAACTGCATCAACACGCTGCCGCACGTCACCGACCTCTATGCCAAGTACAAAGACAAGGGCCTCGTCGTGGTCGGCGTGCACACGCCGGAATTCCCGTTCGAGCGCTCCGCCTCCAATGTGCAGGCCGCGCTGAAGCGCCACGGCATCACCTATCCGGTGGCGCAGGACAACGATTCCAAGACCTGGAACGCCTACCGCAACCAATATTGGCCGGCGCAATACATCATCGATCAGACCGGCAAGATCGTGTTCCAGCACGAAGGCGAGGGCCGCTACGAGGAGATCGACCGCACCGTGGCCAAGCTGCTGAACGCCAGCAGCTAA
- a CDS encoding L,D-transpeptidase, producing the protein MTDFRRLTGAFVALIGLILSAPQAFAQQPDRGDEPGLIADDSYQLDPEWQKQVVYYRTTEAPGTIIISTTERHLYLVQPGGRAIRYGIGVGRDGFQWQGLVNITNKKEWPDWTPPPEMIQRQPYLPRFMAGGPGNPLGARAMYLGTTVYRIHGTNRPDTIGTKVSSGCFRLVNNDVADLYDRVPVGTKVVIRQKPEL; encoded by the coding sequence ATGACGGATTTTCGTCGCCTGACCGGGGCGTTTGTGGCTTTGATCGGCCTGATCCTGTCCGCTCCCCAAGCCTTCGCCCAGCAGCCGGACCGCGGCGACGAACCGGGCCTGATTGCGGACGACAGCTACCAGCTCGATCCGGAATGGCAGAAGCAGGTCGTCTACTACCGCACCACCGAGGCGCCCGGCACTATCATCATCTCGACCACGGAGCGTCACCTCTATCTGGTGCAGCCCGGCGGGCGCGCGATCCGTTACGGCATCGGCGTCGGCCGCGACGGCTTCCAGTGGCAGGGGTTGGTGAACATCACGAACAAGAAGGAGTGGCCGGACTGGACGCCGCCGCCGGAGATGATCCAGCGCCAGCCCTATCTGCCGCGCTTCATGGCCGGCGGCCCCGGCAATCCACTCGGCGCCCGCGCCATGTATTTGGGCACGACGGTCTACCGCATCCACGGCACCAACCGTCCCGACACGATCGGCACCAAGGTGTCCTCGGGCTGCTTCCGCCTCGTCAACAATGACGTCGCCGATCTCTACGATCGCGTTCCGGTCGGGACCAAGGTGGTTATCCGGCAGAAGCCCGAACTCTAA
- a CDS encoding amino acid ABC transporter substrate-binding protein, with amino-acid sequence MRTFRAGLLIGLAVAVLVAALAITYEFYDTRTLKRTVRRGEVLCGVNKGLPGFSIPDDKGNWTGFDVDFCRAVAAAIFDDPGKARFVPLDASERFKELQSRKVDILSRNSTWSMSRELDYDLYFPAVAYYDGEGFMVPRSRNKETSLDLADSKICVQAGTTTLLNLADYFRANNMKYELVKFDKLDDVMKAYDSGKCDTLTADVSQLYALRLNLSKPGDHMILPDMISKEPLAPVVRQRDDDWMMIVKWTLYAMINAEELGVTSENIDEALKSKKPEVMRLVGTEGNYGEQLGLTKDWAVRIIRRVGNYGEMYERNIGEKSQLKIPRGMNQLWNAGGVQYAPPMR; translated from the coding sequence ATGCGCACATTTCGAGCCGGCCTGCTGATCGGGCTCGCGGTCGCCGTGCTGGTCGCCGCCTTAGCCATCACCTACGAATTCTACGACACTCGCACCTTGAAGCGCACCGTGCGCCGTGGCGAAGTGCTGTGCGGCGTCAACAAGGGCTTGCCGGGCTTCTCGATCCCCGACGACAAGGGCAACTGGACGGGCTTCGACGTCGATTTCTGCCGCGCGGTCGCGGCTGCCATCTTCGACGATCCGGGCAAGGCCAGGTTCGTTCCGCTCGACGCCAGCGAGCGCTTCAAGGAACTGCAGAGCCGCAAGGTCGACATCCTCTCGCGCAACTCGACCTGGAGCATGTCGCGTGAGCTCGACTACGACCTCTATTTCCCGGCAGTCGCCTATTACGATGGCGAAGGATTCATGGTGCCGCGGTCTCGCAATAAGGAGACGTCACTGGACCTCGCCGACAGCAAGATCTGCGTCCAAGCCGGCACCACCACGCTGCTCAACCTCGCCGACTACTTCCGCGCCAACAACATGAAATATGAGCTGGTGAAGTTCGACAAGTTGGACGACGTGATGAAGGCCTACGACAGCGGCAAGTGCGACACGCTGACCGCCGACGTCTCCCAGCTCTACGCCCTGCGGCTGAACCTCTCAAAACCCGGCGACCACATGATCCTGCCGGACATGATCTCCAAGGAGCCGCTCGCCCCCGTCGTCCGCCAGCGCGACGACGATTGGATGATGATCGTGAAGTGGACGCTCTACGCGATGATCAACGCGGAGGAGCTCGGCGTTACCTCCGAGAACATCGACGAGGCCCTAAAGTCGAAGAAGCCGGAAGTGATGCGGCTGGTCGGCACCGAAGGCAATTACGGCGAGCAACTCGGCCTGACAAAGGACTGGGCCGTGCGCATCATCCGCCGCGTCGGCAACTACGGCGAGATGTACGAGCGCAATATCGGCGAGAAGTCGCAGCTGAAGATCCCACGCGGCATGAACCAGCTGTGGAATGCCGGCGGCGTGCAGTACGCGCCGCCGATGCGGTGA
- a CDS encoding acyl-CoA dehydrogenase family protein: MALVLTEEQSMLRDSARGLISDTAPVSHLRHLRDSKDPTGFSKELWHSFAEIGFAGLLVPEEFGGSGLGFMEVGVVMEEIGRTLMPSPFLATSVVATSALNRGGNAAQKSEYLPKISNGSLLATLAIDEGTKHRPLQTNLQAVRAGNGFKLSGAKALVVDGHVADLFIVAARTAGSAGERDGLTLFLVNSKAKGVAIERTIMVDAHNAARIELANVEVNADSVLGEVDQAASLLDGVLDIGRGAVAAEMVGLSEEVFNRTVEYLKSRKQFGKLIGEFQALQHRAAELYIDIEITRAATMKALQALDADVTKAASAIAVAKARAGTTATRAVQEGVQMHGGMGMTDQFDIGFFMKRARVCEELFGDANYHTEQLAQARGY; encoded by the coding sequence ATGGCCCTTGTCCTTACCGAAGAACAATCAATGCTCCGCGACTCAGCGCGCGGGCTGATCAGCGACACGGCGCCGGTGTCACATCTGCGGCACTTGCGCGATTCCAAAGATCCCACCGGCTTCTCCAAGGAATTGTGGCACTCCTTCGCCGAGATAGGCTTTGCCGGCCTCCTGGTGCCGGAAGAATTCGGTGGCAGCGGCCTCGGCTTCATGGAAGTCGGCGTGGTGATGGAGGAGATCGGCCGCACCTTGATGCCGTCGCCCTTCCTCGCCACCAGCGTGGTTGCGACCTCGGCGCTGAACCGCGGCGGCAACGCCGCGCAGAAGTCCGAGTACCTACCGAAAATCTCCAACGGCTCGCTGCTCGCCACGCTCGCGATCGACGAGGGCACAAAGCATCGGCCGCTTCAGACGAACTTGCAGGCGGTGCGCGCCGGCAACGGCTTTAAGCTCTCCGGGGCCAAGGCGCTGGTGGTCGACGGCCATGTCGCCGATCTCTTCATCGTCGCCGCACGCACTGCGGGTAGCGCCGGCGAACGCGACGGCTTGACCCTGTTCCTGGTCAATTCCAAGGCCAAGGGCGTCGCGATCGAGCGCACCATCATGGTTGACGCGCACAATGCGGCGCGGATCGAGCTTGCCAATGTCGAGGTCAATGCCGACAGCGTGCTCGGCGAGGTCGATCAGGCAGCAAGCCTGCTCGATGGCGTGCTCGACATCGGCCGCGGCGCGGTGGCTGCCGAAATGGTGGGCTTGAGCGAAGAGGTGTTCAACCGCACCGTCGAGTATCTGAAGAGCCGCAAGCAGTTCGGCAAGCTGATTGGCGAATTCCAGGCGCTGCAGCACCGCGCCGCCGAACTCTATATCGACATCGAGATCACCCGTGCCGCGACGATGAAAGCGCTTCAGGCGCTGGATGCGGATGTCACGAAGGCGGCCTCAGCCATCGCGGTGGCAAAAGCCCGCGCCGGCACCACCGCCACCCGCGCGGTGCAGGAAGGCGTGCAGATGCATGGCGGCATGGGCATGACCGACCAGTTCGACATCGGCTTCTTCATGAAGCGCGCGCGGGTCTGCGAGGAGCTGTTCGGGGATGCGAACTACCACACCGAGCAACTTGCGCAGGCGCGGGGGTATTGA
- a CDS encoding acyl-CoA dehydrogenase family protein yields MTDSKTSETETADLEQFRTETRAWLEANCPPEMRKPVTSDADVFWGGRNAKFSSEPQRIWFERMRDKGWTVPDWPEEYGGGGLSAAEHKVLRSEIAKMGARPPLSSFGIWMLGPALLKYGTEAQKQEHLPKIAAGLIRWCQGYSEPNAGSDLASLQTRAESDGDDFVITGQKIWTSYANYADWIFCLVRTDPTAKKHDGISFILFDMTSKGVTTKPILLISGYSPFCETFFDNVRVPKSHVVGQINRGWDVAKYLLQHERAMISGMGERGVGRPLGQIAADSVGTDGQGRLDDCMLRAEIASFDVDEAALAACAERALDLAKAGQAHPAFSSAMKYYGTELNKRRYEILMSAGGVDALEWESERSKQGARPRAWLRTKANSIEGGTSEVMLGIVAKRILDLPGA; encoded by the coding sequence ATGACGGACTCCAAAACCAGCGAAACTGAGACGGCCGATCTCGAACAATTCCGCACCGAGACGCGCGCCTGGCTGGAAGCCAATTGTCCTCCGGAGATGCGCAAGCCCGTGACGTCGGACGCCGACGTGTTCTGGGGCGGACGCAACGCAAAATTCTCCTCCGAGCCGCAGCGCATCTGGTTCGAGCGCATGCGCGACAAGGGCTGGACCGTGCCTGATTGGCCGGAAGAGTACGGTGGTGGTGGGCTCAGCGCTGCCGAGCACAAAGTGCTGCGTTCCGAGATAGCCAAGATGGGCGCCCGGCCTCCGCTGTCGAGTTTCGGCATCTGGATGCTCGGGCCGGCGCTGCTAAAGTACGGCACCGAAGCGCAGAAGCAGGAGCATCTCCCGAAGATCGCGGCGGGCCTGATCCGCTGGTGCCAGGGCTATTCCGAGCCGAACGCCGGCTCCGATCTCGCTTCGCTCCAGACCCGCGCCGAGAGCGACGGCGACGATTTCGTCATCACCGGCCAGAAGATCTGGACATCTTACGCCAACTACGCCGACTGGATCTTCTGCCTGGTGCGCACCGATCCCACGGCCAAGAAGCATGACGGCATCAGCTTCATCCTGTTCGACATGACGTCGAAGGGTGTCACCACCAAACCGATCCTGCTGATATCCGGCTACTCGCCGTTTTGCGAAACCTTCTTCGACAATGTCCGCGTGCCGAAATCGCATGTGGTCGGCCAGATCAACCGCGGCTGGGACGTCGCGAAATATCTGCTCCAGCACGAGCGCGCGATGATCTCGGGCATGGGTGAGCGCGGCGTCGGCCGTCCGCTCGGCCAGATCGCGGCCGACTCGGTCGGCACCGATGGACAGGGGCGCCTCGATGATTGCATGCTGCGTGCCGAGATCGCGAGCTTCGATGTCGACGAAGCAGCTCTGGCGGCCTGCGCCGAGCGCGCGCTCGATCTCGCCAAGGCCGGGCAGGCGCATCCGGCGTTCTCGTCGGCGATGAAATATTACGGCACCGAGCTCAACAAGCGTCGCTACGAGATCCTGATGTCGGCCGGCGGCGTCGATGCGCTGGAATGGGAGAGCGAGCGCTCGAAGCAGGGCGCCCGTCCGCGTGCCTGGCTGCGCACCAAGGCGAACTCGATCGAGGGCGGTACCAGCGAAGTGATGCTCGGCATCGTCGCCAAGCGCATCCTCGATCTGCCTGGGGCGTGA
- a CDS encoding carboxymuconolactone decarboxylase family protein produces the protein MRLKLLSPGEMNDSQRQTYDESIAGKRGKPPPPMMAWLNSPEMARHATRLGEVLRFDTIFPAKLSEIAILVTARHWTAHYEWYAHKRLALAGGMKVEIIDAIRDRRTPDFDDPVAKMIYDVAKSLHEGHGVEKGLYDEAVRLLSERGVVEVIGLCGYYTMVSMTLNTFEFELPKGEVSELA, from the coding sequence ATGCGCCTGAAACTTCTTTCGCCTGGCGAAATGAACGACAGCCAGCGGCAGACCTATGACGAATCGATCGCCGGCAAACGCGGCAAGCCGCCGCCGCCGATGATGGCCTGGCTCAACAGTCCCGAGATGGCTCGTCACGCCACGCGGCTCGGCGAGGTCCTGCGCTTCGACACGATATTCCCGGCGAAGTTGTCGGAGATCGCGATCCTGGTGACGGCGCGGCACTGGACCGCGCATTACGAATGGTATGCACATAAGCGCCTCGCGCTTGCGGGCGGAATGAAGGTGGAGATCATCGACGCGATCCGCGACCGCCGCACGCCTGACTTCGACGATCCCGTAGCCAAAATGATCTACGACGTTGCGAAGTCGCTGCATGAGGGCCACGGCGTCGAGAAGGGCCTCTATGATGAAGCGGTCAGGCTTCTCAGCGAACGCGGCGTCGTCGAGGTGATCGGGCTGTGCGGCTATTACACGATGGTGTCGATGACGCTGAACACGTTCGAGTTCGAACTACCGAAGGGCGAGGTCTCGGAGCTCGCTTAG
- a CDS encoding VOC family protein, giving the protein MSQSPAVNPGTRIGHVHLKVADLDRALGFYCGVLGFELMQRMGSGAAFISAGGYHHHIGLNTWESKGGSPPPPGTTGLFHTAILYPTRPALADALQRVLSAGIALDGASDHGVSEALYLRDPDQNGVELYWDKPREQWPFGTDGKLAMFTKRLDIESLLRQRET; this is encoded by the coding sequence ATGTCGCAAAGCCCAGCCGTCAATCCAGGCACCCGGATCGGCCACGTCCACCTCAAGGTCGCCGATCTCGATCGCGCGCTCGGCTTCTATTGCGGCGTGCTCGGCTTCGAGCTGATGCAGCGCATGGGCTCGGGCGCGGCTTTCATCTCGGCCGGCGGCTATCATCACCACATCGGGCTCAACACCTGGGAGAGCAAGGGCGGCTCGCCGCCGCCACCGGGCACCACCGGGCTATTCCACACCGCCATTCTCTATCCGACCCGACCGGCGCTGGCGGATGCACTGCAGCGCGTGCTCTCGGCCGGCATTGCGCTGGATGGCGCCAGCGATCACGGCGTTAGCGAAGCGCTGTATTTGCGCGATCCCGACCAAAATGGCGTGGAGTTGTATTGGGACAAACCGCGGGAGCAATGGCCGTTCGGGACGGATGGGAAGCTCGCGATGTTTACGAAGCGGCTGGATATTGAGTCGCTGTTGCGACAACGCGAGACGTAG
- a CDS encoding MFS transporter: protein MLDNPRPTILIGESSLRYEGWLIVAVCFLLATFGWGLGFYGQSVYVAELQRAHGWSASLISSGTTFFYLFGALLVVFVGEAVRKYGPRLCLIAGTLAMSAAAVAIGAVREPWQLYLADTVLAFGWAGTSLAMITNTISLWFDQKRGMAISLALNGASFGGIVGVPLLVTLIGHIGFAGAMYAAAGAMLVLLVPVILFAVGGPPDLHCWQAAMKAKPQSSTQIRAWALRDVGFLTVTIAFALVLFAQVGFIVHLISFLDPVIGRERAAVAVAVLTAMAVIGRVLFSLVIDRLNQRLASALSFLSQAAALLVLINLHNDYVLIAACAVFGFSVGNLITLPSLIVQQEFDSASFGVLISLNTAINQVTYAFGPGVVGFLRDWSGGYALPFYLCIALELTAAALIMVRGTQQARTS from the coding sequence ATGCTGGACAATCCCCGCCCCACAATTCTCATCGGCGAATCCTCGCTCCGCTATGAAGGCTGGCTCATCGTCGCGGTCTGCTTCCTGCTTGCGACCTTTGGCTGGGGGCTCGGATTCTACGGCCAGAGCGTCTATGTCGCCGAGCTCCAGCGCGCTCACGGCTGGTCGGCCTCGCTGATCTCCTCGGGCACGACGTTCTTTTATTTGTTCGGCGCGCTGCTCGTCGTCTTCGTCGGCGAGGCCGTCAGAAAATATGGCCCACGGCTCTGCCTGATCGCCGGCACGCTGGCGATGTCCGCCGCGGCGGTCGCGATCGGCGCGGTGCGCGAGCCCTGGCAGCTTTATCTCGCCGACACCGTGCTTGCCTTCGGCTGGGCTGGCACCAGTCTTGCGATGATCACCAACACGATCAGCCTCTGGTTCGACCAGAAGCGCGGCATGGCGATCAGCCTGGCGCTGAATGGCGCCAGCTTCGGCGGCATCGTCGGCGTGCCGCTGCTGGTAACGTTGATTGGTCATATCGGTTTTGCCGGCGCGATGTATGCGGCGGCAGGAGCCATGCTGGTGCTGCTTGTGCCGGTGATCCTCTTCGCGGTCGGCGGGCCGCCCGATCTTCACTGCTGGCAGGCGGCAATGAAGGCAAAACCACAATCATCGACGCAGATCCGCGCATGGGCGCTACGCGACGTCGGCTTTCTCACGGTAACCATTGCTTTTGCTTTGGTGCTGTTCGCCCAGGTCGGCTTCATCGTGCACTTGATCTCGTTCCTCGATCCCGTGATCGGCCGCGAGCGCGCCGCAGTCGCCGTCGCGGTGCTGACCGCGATGGCGGTGATCGGTCGGGTGCTGTTTTCGCTGGTGATCGATCGGCTCAACCAGCGGCTCGCCTCGGCGCTGTCGTTCCTGAGCCAGGCCGCGGCGCTTCTCGTCCTCATCAATTTGCACAACGACTATGTGCTGATCGCGGCCTGCGCGGTGTTCGGCTTCTCAGTCGGCAATCTCATCACGTTGCCGTCGCTGATCGTGCAGCAGGAATTCGACTCCGCCTCGTTCGGGGTGCTGATCAGCCTCAACACCGCGATCAACCAGGTGACGTACGCATTCGGGCCGGGCGTCGTCGGCTTCCTGCGCGATTGGTCGGGCGGCTATGCGCTGCCGTTCTATCTCTGCATCGCGCTGGAGCTGACGGCCGCGGCGCTGATCATGGTGCGGGGGACGCAGCAGGCGAGGACTTCGTAG
- a CDS encoding MFS transporter: protein MIDVTAANEIDDDARARANVVRLAAAQALTGANSAVIFATGSIVGATLAPDMSLATVPLSMYVVGLAAGTLPTGAISRRFGRRWAFVIGTGLGALTGLIGSFAILHASFALFCLATFLGGLYGSVAQSYRFAAADGASAAYRPKAVSWVMAGGVFAGVLGPQLVQWTMDVWSPYLFAFSFLVQAAVALIAMGIVAGVDMPKPAPADLHGGRPLLTIVSQPRFIAAALCGIIAYPMMNLVMTSAPLAMKMCGLSVSDSNFGIQWHIVAMYGPSFFTGALIARFGAPKIVAAGLLLEAGAATIGLSGITAMHFWATLIVLGVGWNFSFIGASALVLETHRPQERNKVQAFNDFLVFGMMAIGSFSSGQLLANYGWSAVNMVVFPPVLLGLVVLSLASWARRRRARLDAAMGEFPDAI from the coding sequence ATGATAGACGTGACTGCAGCCAACGAGATCGATGACGACGCCCGCGCGCGTGCCAATGTGGTGCGCCTCGCCGCCGCGCAGGCGCTGACCGGCGCCAATTCGGCAGTGATCTTCGCCACCGGCTCGATCGTCGGCGCAACGCTCGCGCCCGACATGTCGCTCGCGACCGTGCCGCTGTCGATGTACGTGGTCGGGCTTGCGGCCGGCACGCTGCCGACCGGTGCGATCTCGCGCCGCTTCGGCCGGCGCTGGGCTTTTGTCATCGGCACCGGCCTCGGTGCGCTGACTGGTCTGATCGGATCGTTTGCGATCCTGCACGCCTCGTTCGCCCTGTTCTGTCTCGCGACCTTCCTCGGCGGTCTCTATGGCTCCGTGGCGCAATCCTATCGCTTCGCCGCCGCCGACGGCGCCAGCGCGGCCTATCGGCCGAAAGCGGTGTCCTGGGTGATGGCGGGCGGCGTGTTCGCCGGCGTGCTTGGTCCGCAGCTGGTGCAATGGACCATGGATGTCTGGTCGCCCTATCTGTTCGCCTTCAGCTTCCTGGTCCAGGCTGCCGTCGCGCTGATCGCGATGGGCATCGTCGCCGGCGTCGACATGCCGAAGCCGGCACCTGCTGATCTCCACGGTGGCCGGCCGCTGCTCACGATCGTGAGCCAACCGCGCTTCATCGCGGCGGCGCTGTGCGGCATCATCGCCTATCCCATGATGAATCTGGTGATGACCTCGGCGCCGCTCGCCATGAAGATGTGCGGGCTGAGTGTGAGCGATTCCAATTTCGGCATTCAATGGCACATCGTCGCTATGTACGGGCCGAGCTTCTTCACCGGTGCGCTGATCGCGCGCTTCGGTGCGCCGAAGATCGTTGCCGCCGGCCTGCTGCTGGAAGCCGGCGCCGCCACCATCGGCCTCTCCGGTATCACCGCGATGCATTTCTGGGCCACGCTGATCGTGCTCGGCGTGGGCTGGAACTTCTCCTTTATCGGCGCCTCGGCGCTGGTCCTGGAGACGCACCGTCCGCAGGAGCGCAACAAGGTGCAGGCCTTCAACGATTTCCTGGTGTTCGGGATGATGGCGATCGGGTCGTTCTCCTCAGGTCAATTGCTTGCGAATTACGGCTGGTCGGCGGTCAACATGGTGGTGTTCCCGCCGGTACTGCTTGGTCTGGTCGTCCTCTCGCTCGCGTCCTGGGCCCGCCGCCGCAGGGCGCGGCTGGATGCAGCCATGGGCGAGTTCCCGGATGCGATCTGA